A genomic window from Tolypothrix sp. PCC 7910 includes:
- a CDS encoding adenylosuccinate synthase yields the protein MANVIVIGAQWGDEGKGKITDLLSRSADVVVRYQGGVNAGHTIVVKGQTFKLHLIPSGILYPDTECIIGCGTVIDPKVLIAELDQLENLNISTNNLLISETAHVTMPYHRLIDQASEERRGSHKIGTTGRGIGPTYADKSERTGIRVLDLMDPEGLRDQLEWTINYKNAILEKLYNLPPLNPEEVIQEYLGYAERLRPYVVDSSLKIYDAILKRRNILFEGAQGTLLDLDHGTYPYVTSSNPVAGGACVGTGLGPTMIDRVIGVSKAYTTRVGEGPFPTELQGEVGELLCDRGAEFGTTTGRKRRCGWFDAVIGRYAVRINGMDCIAITKLDVLDELEEINVCVAYEIDGERCEHFPTSARQFARCRPIYKTLPGWKVSTSDCRTLEDLPQQALDYLKFLAELMDVPIAIVSLGASRDQTIIVEDPIHGPKRALLQPDGTPVSLLSA from the coding sequence TTGGCTAACGTTATTGTCATAGGTGCCCAGTGGGGCGATGAAGGAAAAGGTAAAATAACTGACTTACTCAGCCGCTCCGCAGATGTAGTTGTACGTTACCAAGGGGGTGTCAATGCTGGACACACAATTGTAGTTAAAGGTCAAACCTTTAAGTTACATTTGATTCCCTCTGGTATTTTGTATCCAGATACCGAATGCATTATCGGCTGTGGTACAGTTATCGATCCCAAAGTTTTAATAGCAGAACTAGATCAATTAGAAAATTTAAATATTTCTACTAATAATCTGCTAATTTCCGAGACTGCCCACGTAACTATGCCTTACCATCGATTAATCGATCAGGCATCAGAAGAACGTCGGGGAAGCCACAAAATCGGCACTACAGGACGGGGTATTGGCCCTACGTATGCTGATAAATCTGAGCGCACAGGTATCAGAGTTTTAGACTTGATGGACCCTGAGGGGTTGCGCGATCAGTTAGAGTGGACGATTAATTATAAAAACGCAATTTTAGAAAAGCTTTACAACCTACCTCCTCTTAACCCAGAAGAGGTAATTCAAGAGTATTTGGGTTATGCGGAACGGTTGCGGCCTTACGTCGTTGATAGTTCGCTAAAAATATATGATGCGATTCTTAAACGACGGAATATCTTGTTTGAAGGCGCACAAGGGACGCTACTAGACCTAGATCATGGCACTTATCCCTACGTCACATCATCGAACCCTGTAGCTGGGGGGGCTTGCGTTGGCACAGGCTTAGGCCCGACAATGATTGACCGGGTAATTGGGGTGTCGAAAGCTTACACAACACGCGTTGGTGAAGGGCCTTTCCCAACCGAACTACAAGGTGAAGTGGGAGAATTATTGTGCGATCGCGGTGCTGAATTTGGTACAACTACTGGAAGGAAGCGTCGCTGTGGCTGGTTTGATGCTGTAATCGGTCGGTATGCCGTGCGGATTAACGGTATGGACTGTATAGCAATCACCAAACTAGATGTTCTCGACGAACTAGAGGAAATCAATGTTTGTGTCGCCTACGAAATTGATGGCGAACGCTGCGAACACTTCCCCACCAGTGCGCGTCAATTTGCTCGCTGTCGTCCCATCTACAAAACCTTACCAGGTTGGAAAGTTTCGACAAGTGACTGCCGTACCCTGGAAGACTTGCCACAGCAAGCCCTAGACTACCTAAAATTCTTAGCAGAATTGATGGATGTCCCGATCGCGATCGTCTCCTTAGGAGCTAGCCGCGATCAAACCATAATTGTAGAAGACCCCATCCACGGGCCAAAACGTGCTTTGTTGCAACCTGACGGCACACCCGTCTCTTTACTCAGTGCATAG
- a CDS encoding ferredoxin-thioredoxin reductase variable chain translates to MAVEILVEQEKLGVNVAMKVGDRVRVKESVVVYHHPEHRGQGFDLKGSDGEIVAIVTQWQGRPVSANLPILVQFSKRFKAHLRENELEII, encoded by the coding sequence ATGGCTGTGGAGATACTTGTGGAACAGGAAAAGCTAGGTGTAAATGTTGCTATGAAAGTTGGCGATCGCGTTCGTGTTAAAGAATCGGTAGTAGTTTACCACCATCCTGAACATCGCGGTCAGGGTTTTGACCTTAAAGGCTCAGACGGTGAGATTGTAGCTATTGTCACCCAATGGCAAGGTAGACCTGTAAGTGCTAATCTGCCAATCTTAGTCCAGTTTAGTAAAAGATTTAAAGCTCACTTACGCGAGAATGAATTAGAAATCATATAA
- the mutL gene encoding DNA mismatch repair endonuclease MutL: MKSTIHALPTEVVYLITAGEVIDSLASVVRELVENSLDAGATRIVVSLWPQQWRVRVADNGCGMNLDDLQKAAATHSTSKIYTCADLWKISSLGFRGEALHSLTNLSNLEILSRPAGENWGWRVVYSDGGKVEQVEVAAIAPGTVVTVSNLFANCIARRQGLPVVAQQMKAVQTAIQQIALCHPQVTWQVQQNDRDWFTIYPASTSKKLLPQFIPQVKEADFQEVKLAIPHPTNSENSELRTQHSELTLVVGLPDRCHRHRPDWVRVAINGRMVKSAELEQTILAAFHRTLPRDRYPVCFLHLDISPDQINWNRNPAKTEIYLNEIGYWQEQVTQGIEQALRLSSANIKEAVHITRVSKLLKAAEAKGGYNFNPKNPKDDNNNQQSALNNPYSLKAVAQVSNTYIVVEHSEGVWLVEQHIAHERVLYEQLCDNWQMIPIEPAIILYQLTPKQVAQLQRIGLDIETFGEQLWAVRNVPAMLQQREDCADAILELSLGGDLQAAQVAVACRSAIRNGTPMSLPQMQTLLDQWQRTRNPRTCPHGRPIYLSLEESALARFFRRNWVIGKSHGI; the protein is encoded by the coding sequence ATGAAATCTACTATTCACGCTTTACCTACAGAAGTCGTATATCTAATTACAGCTGGAGAGGTGATTGACTCTTTAGCTTCTGTCGTGCGGGAATTAGTAGAAAATTCCTTGGATGCAGGTGCGACGAGAATTGTTGTTTCTCTATGGCCGCAGCAATGGCGAGTGCGAGTAGCCGATAACGGTTGCGGAATGAACTTAGATGATTTGCAAAAAGCCGCAGCAACCCACAGCACCAGTAAAATTTACACTTGTGCTGATTTATGGAAGATTAGCAGTTTAGGATTTCGCGGAGAAGCACTCCACAGTTTGACAAATTTGTCAAACTTAGAAATTTTGAGTCGTCCGGCTGGTGAAAATTGGGGATGGCGAGTTGTTTATAGTGATGGCGGGAAAGTTGAGCAAGTAGAAGTAGCTGCGATCGCACCTGGTACAGTGGTGACAGTCTCAAATTTATTTGCCAATTGTATAGCGCGTCGTCAGGGGTTACCAGTAGTTGCACAGCAAATGAAAGCCGTGCAAACCGCAATTCAACAAATTGCTTTGTGTCATCCCCAAGTTACCTGGCAAGTGCAACAAAATGACCGTGATTGGTTTACGATTTATCCAGCTAGCACCAGCAAAAAATTACTGCCGCAGTTCATACCCCAAGTTAAAGAAGCCGACTTCCAAGAAGTCAAACTAGCAATACCCCATCCAACCAACTCAGAAAACTCAGAACTCAGAACTCAGCACTCAGAACTCACATTAGTGGTAGGATTACCTGATCGCTGTCATCGTCATCGTCCAGATTGGGTACGTGTAGCCATTAACGGCCGGATGGTGAAGTCAGCAGAACTTGAGCAAACAATTTTAGCAGCATTCCATCGCACATTACCACGCGATCGCTATCCAGTTTGTTTCTTACATCTTGATATTTCTCCAGACCAAATCAACTGGAATCGTAACCCAGCAAAAACAGAAATTTATCTTAATGAAATCGGTTATTGGCAAGAACAAGTTACTCAAGGAATTGAGCAAGCATTACGCCTCAGTTCTGCCAATATTAAAGAAGCCGTTCATATTACCCGCGTTAGCAAATTACTCAAAGCTGCAGAAGCTAAAGGCGGCTACAATTTTAATCCAAAAAATCCTAAAGACGATAATAATAATCAGCAATCAGCACTCAACAATCCTTACTCTTTAAAAGCTGTTGCTCAAGTTAGTAATACTTATATTGTCGTGGAACATTCTGAGGGAGTTTGGTTAGTAGAACAGCATATTGCCCATGAGCGAGTTTTGTATGAGCAATTATGCGATAACTGGCAAATGATACCCATTGAACCAGCAATTATTCTCTATCAATTAACGCCAAAACAAGTAGCACAGTTACAACGTATTGGTTTAGATATAGAAACCTTTGGCGAACAACTTTGGGCAGTTCGCAATGTCCCTGCAATGTTGCAGCAGCGAGAAGATTGTGCTGATGCAATTTTAGAATTGAGTTTAGGTGGTGATTTACAAGCCGCGCAAGTTGCTGTGGCTTGTCGCAGTGCTATACGGAATGGTACACCGATGAGTTTGCCCCAGATGCAAACACTTTTAGATCAATGGCAACGCACTCGCAATCCTCGCACCTGTCCCCACGGAAGACCTATTTATTTATCATTAGAAGAATCTGCTTTAGCGCGGTTTTTCCGGCGTAATTGGGTAATTGGTAAGAGTCACGGCATTTAA
- a CDS encoding AAA family ATPase, producing MTEATLPALIQQMLQPGFYPHAVSEPIQLIQTHVSYVLLTGDYVYKLKKPVNFGFLNYSTLEKRQHFCQEELRLNQRGAGELYLEVLPLTLEGEQYHLGGTGESVEYALKMRQFPQEALFSSLFEQGKLNEAHLEELGRIVAQYHAKTETNDYILSFGEVAQVREAFDENYEQTEKYIGGPQTQVQFDETKAYTERFFAERGELFASRIKNNYIRECHGDLHLRNIALWHDQILLFDCIEFNEPFRFVDVMFDIAYAVMDLEAQQRKDLSNAYLNTYVEQTGDWEGLQILPIYLIRQSYVRAKVTSFLLDDPAVPAAVKEQATKTAAIYYQLAWEYTKPKQGQLIMMSGLSGSGKSTTARSLAREIGAIHLRSDAVRKHLAGIPLLERGGDEIYTPEMTQKTYARLLELGIILANQGFSVILDAKYDRQQLRQEAITQAEQHQIPLQIIQCTAPLEVVQERLLKRTGDIADATADLLASQIKQFEAFTETEKPYLKILDTTQPQQAQLKEIIH from the coding sequence ATGACAGAAGCAACTCTTCCCGCCTTAATTCAGCAAATGTTGCAGCCAGGATTTTATCCTCATGCAGTTTCAGAACCCATTCAACTGATTCAAACCCATGTTTCCTATGTGCTGCTAACTGGTGACTATGTCTATAAATTGAAAAAGCCTGTGAATTTCGGCTTTTTAAACTACTCCACCTTAGAAAAGCGGCAACATTTTTGCCAAGAAGAATTGCGGTTAAATCAGCGTGGTGCAGGTGAATTGTATTTAGAAGTGTTACCGCTGACTCTAGAAGGTGAGCAATACCACTTGGGAGGAACAGGTGAGTCTGTAGAATATGCGCTGAAGATGCGCCAGTTTCCCCAAGAGGCTCTGTTTAGCAGCTTATTTGAGCAAGGGAAATTAAATGAGGCACACCTAGAAGAATTAGGGCGGATAGTAGCTCAATATCATGCCAAAACTGAGACTAATGATTATATTCTCAGTTTTGGTGAAGTAGCCCAAGTCCGTGAGGCGTTTGATGAAAATTACGAGCAAACCGAGAAATATATCGGTGGGCCTCAAACTCAGGTACAGTTTGACGAAACTAAAGCATACACTGAGCGTTTTTTTGCAGAACGCGGAGAATTATTTGCCAGCAGAATTAAAAATAACTATATTCGCGAATGTCATGGCGATTTACACTTAAGAAATATTGCTTTATGGCATGATCAAATCCTGCTGTTCGACTGCATTGAATTTAATGAACCCTTCCGCTTTGTGGATGTCATGTTTGATATTGCCTATGCGGTCATGGATTTGGAAGCACAGCAGCGAAAAGATTTGAGTAATGCTTATTTAAATACTTATGTAGAACAAACTGGTGATTGGGAAGGATTACAGATTCTACCCATATATTTAATTCGTCAGTCTTACGTCAGAGCAAAAGTCACTTCATTTTTACTAGACGATCCCGCAGTACCAGCGGCGGTCAAGGAACAGGCGACAAAAACCGCAGCAATATATTATCAGCTAGCGTGGGAGTATACTAAACCCAAACAAGGGCAACTGATTATGATGTCGGGTTTGTCTGGTTCTGGTAAAAGTACCACAGCACGGTCTTTAGCACGTGAAATCGGAGCAATTCACCTACGTTCAGATGCGGTGCGAAAACACTTAGCGGGAATTCCCCTCCTAGAACGAGGCGGGGATGAAATTTATACACCCGAAATGACTCAGAAAACTTATGCACGGCTGTTGGAATTAGGGATTATACTTGCTAATCAAGGTTTTTCCGTAATTCTAGATGCCAAATATGACCGACAACAGTTACGCCAAGAGGCAATTACCCAAGCCGAACAACACCAAATTCCTCTCCAGATTATTCAATGCACAGCGCCTCTAGAAGTTGTGCAAGAGCGTCTGCTTAAGCGTACTGGGGATATTGCTGATGCTACCGCCGATTTACTAGCATCCCAAATTAAACAATTTGAAGCATTCACTGAGACAGAAAAACCCTACCTTAAGATTTTGGATACAACTCAGCCACAACAGGCACAATTAAAAGAAATTATTCACTAA
- the rplY gene encoding 50S ribosomal protein L25, which yields MSFTVESKTRPEGSKPKALRRSGLIPANLYGHKGAESISLVVDAKIVERLLKHAVVNKTEVELTIPELEWSGKTIVREVQSHPAKGTTYHVSFFAAPQS from the coding sequence ATGAGCTTCACAGTCGAATCTAAAACTAGACCAGAAGGCAGCAAGCCTAAAGCTTTGCGTCGTTCTGGATTAATTCCCGCGAATTTATACGGTCACAAAGGTGCCGAATCAATTTCTTTAGTAGTTGATGCAAAAATCGTTGAGCGCTTGCTCAAGCACGCTGTTGTCAACAAAACAGAAGTTGAACTGACAATTCCCGAGCTCGAGTGGAGTGGTAAAACTATAGTTCGGGAAGTTCAAAGCCATCCCGCAAAAGGCACAACCTACCATGTCAGCTTTTTTGCCGCTCCTCAAAGCTAA
- a CDS encoding PAS domain S-box protein: MMKWSVIQKLRAVFILVLAVLFTNAVVSHSTTMQLVRNRQLVISSQEIITQVQTLLTTLNNAETAQRSYLITIDANNLATYLQASQQIDSHIQSLKQLTQSHPNHQWIAVLQQKINDRLNILQAEVVVLQNQGFDAARQLVLSHQEENLSNDIPKLIHDALAGEQKILQQRNQPLQATSRKSMATFLLAAVIDLLLVALLYDLLWRYIKRLQHTELNLRQSENRLRAIIDAEPECLKLIARDGKLLEINASGLAMLELETAETLIGQPVAATISPEYREAFESLHERVCQGQKGTLEYEIVGSRGTRRWLETHAVPLRKEADGTFLHLAVTRDITKRQQAEQKIREQAALLDVATDAIVVRNIHNQILFWNQGAERIYGWKAEEALGKNVVDLLYKDSSPQLQGAFLTVLRTGEWRGELQQITKDGKEIIVESRWTLMRDTQNQPKSILSVSTEITQKKQLEAQLLRSQRLESIGTLAGGIAHDLNNVLAPVLMSVELLRMKLPDQQSQRILQTLESNVKRGANLLKQVLSFARGIEGKKTIVQVRLLIQEIEQIIQQTFPKSITCQVDLPANLWYMSGNTTELHQVLMNLVVNARDAMPDGGILKIGAENVVINEKSTQINIDAQVGAYIAISVSDTGTGIPPEIQERIFEPFFTTKEVGKGTGLGLSTAIGIIKNHDGFVDVNSEVNQGTEFKVYLPALSDRTQPLHTPEISAPTGNGELILLVDDEVAILEITKSSLEKHNYQVLTASNGIEAVAIYAQHQQQISVVLLDMMMPLMDGAIAIRKLQTINPHVKIIALSGLLSHQNIKEVTDMGASAFLSKPCTSNELLQTIARIKVLSCE, encoded by the coding sequence ATGATGAAATGGTCTGTCATCCAAAAGCTGAGAGCAGTATTTATTCTAGTCTTGGCGGTTTTGTTTACCAATGCTGTAGTTTCCCATAGCACAACGATGCAACTGGTACGGAATCGGCAATTAGTAATATCTTCCCAAGAAATTATTACTCAGGTACAAACGCTACTGACAACCCTAAACAATGCTGAAACGGCACAGCGTAGTTACTTAATAACTATAGATGCAAATAACTTAGCCACCTATTTGCAAGCAAGTCAACAAATTGACAGTCATATTCAAAGTCTTAAACAGCTAACTCAATCGCATCCCAATCATCAGTGGATTGCTGTACTGCAACAAAAAATTAATGACAGACTCAACATTTTGCAAGCAGAAGTTGTTGTTTTGCAAAACCAAGGTTTTGATGCTGCAAGACAATTAGTGTTGTCTCACCAAGAGGAGAATCTTAGTAATGATATCCCTAAATTGATTCACGACGCTTTAGCAGGTGAGCAAAAAATATTACAGCAGCGAAATCAGCCGTTACAAGCGACTTCCCGTAAGTCAATGGCAACATTTTTATTAGCTGCTGTCATAGATTTATTATTGGTGGCTTTGTTATATGACTTGTTATGGCGTTACATCAAGCGACTTCAGCATACAGAATTAAATTTGCGCCAAAGTGAGAATCGATTGCGAGCAATTATTGATGCAGAACCGGAGTGTCTCAAGTTAATTGCTAGGGATGGTAAGTTATTAGAAATCAATGCTTCTGGATTGGCAATGTTGGAGCTAGAAACTGCAGAAACTTTGATTGGACAGCCAGTTGCTGCGACTATCTCACCAGAGTACAGGGAAGCTTTTGAATCTCTACATGAACGTGTTTGTCAAGGACAAAAAGGGACTTTAGAATACGAGATTGTGGGAAGTAGGGGTACTCGTCGTTGGTTGGAAACTCATGCTGTACCGCTACGTAAGGAAGCTGATGGCACATTTTTGCATTTGGCGGTAACGCGAGATATTACCAAGCGCCAACAAGCAGAACAGAAAATTCGCGAACAAGCTGCACTTTTAGATGTTGCAACTGATGCAATTGTCGTCAGAAATATCCACAACCAAATATTATTTTGGAACCAAGGTGCTGAACGTATTTACGGCTGGAAGGCTGAGGAAGCGTTGGGTAAAAATGTGGTTGATTTGTTATACAAAGATAGTTCACCACAACTACAAGGTGCATTTTTGACAGTGTTACGTACAGGTGAATGGCGCGGCGAATTGCAGCAAATAACAAAGGATGGAAAAGAAATTATTGTCGAAAGCCGCTGGACACTCATGCGGGATACTCAGAATCAACCAAAATCAATTTTGAGTGTCAGTACAGAAATTACTCAAAAGAAACAACTCGAAGCACAGCTTTTGCGATCGCAACGGTTAGAAAGTATTGGTACTCTAGCTGGTGGGATTGCCCATGACCTTAACAACGTTCTAGCTCCCGTGTTAATGTCAGTTGAGCTATTACGGATGAAATTACCAGACCAACAAAGTCAACGCATTCTGCAAACGCTAGAAAGTAATGTCAAACGCGGCGCTAATTTGCTCAAGCAAGTGTTGTCTTTTGCTCGCGGTATTGAAGGCAAAAAGACAATTGTGCAAGTTAGACTTTTGATACAGGAAATTGAGCAAATTATCCAACAAACATTTCCGAAATCGATTACCTGTCAAGTAGATTTACCAGCAAATCTTTGGTATATGTCTGGTAATACTACCGAACTGCATCAAGTGCTGATGAATTTGGTAGTGAATGCCCGTGATGCCATGCCCGACGGTGGTATCTTGAAAATTGGTGCAGAAAATGTGGTGATTAATGAGAAATCAACCCAAATTAATATTGATGCTCAAGTAGGTGCTTATATTGCTATTTCTGTTAGCGATACAGGTACCGGAATCCCACCAGAAATTCAAGAGCGAATTTTTGAACCCTTTTTTACCACAAAAGAGGTGGGTAAGGGTACAGGGTTAGGACTTTCTACAGCCATAGGTATTATTAAAAACCATGATGGTTTTGTTGATGTAAATAGTGAAGTTAACCAAGGCACAGAGTTTAAAGTATACTTACCAGCATTGAGCGATCGCACTCAACCTCTGCACACTCCCGAAATTTCAGCACCAACAGGAAATGGCGAATTAATTTTGCTAGTGGATGACGAAGTCGCCATTCTAGAAATTACTAAATCATCCTTAGAAAAACATAATTATCAAGTGTTAACTGCTAGTAATGGCATTGAAGCTGTAGCAATTTATGCTCAACATCAGCAGCAAATAAGCGTAGTGTTGCTAGATATGATGATGCCATTAATGGATGGTGCGATCGCAATTCGCAAATTACAAACAATTAATCCCCATGTCAAAATTATTGCTCTGAGTGGGCTTTTATCCCATCAGAACATTAAGGAAGTTACTGATATGGGTGCTAGTGCATTTTTATCTAAACCCTGCACTAGCAACGAGTTATTACAAACAATCGCTAGAATAAAAGTCCTGAGTTGTGAGTAG
- a CDS encoding YdcF family protein: MFLYLSKLLPLFFYPLGLACISLVVALITLWKRPRTAAIAIALSLFLLLFCSNAWISHLLVRSLEWQNTATTQIPNAEAIVVLGGATKSAFWPRPGADLNEQGDRVIYGAQLYRQQKAPIIILSGGRIDWRGSGTSESADMANILTSLGIPATAIVQEPESLNTYQNAVNVKKILQSRNIKRVLLVTSAMHMPRSLKIFQRQGIDAIPAPTDFLVSEGEMQELGNSPKSAILNLLPDTSNLNNFTSALKEYVGLFIYGLRGWL, from the coding sequence ATGTTCTTATATCTCTCCAAGTTGTTACCGCTATTTTTCTACCCGTTGGGATTAGCTTGCATCAGCTTGGTAGTAGCATTGATAACACTATGGAAACGGCCCCGTACGGCTGCGATCGCCATTGCTTTATCCCTATTTTTGCTGCTATTTTGCAGCAATGCTTGGATATCTCATTTACTAGTGCGATCGCTTGAATGGCAAAATACTGCAACTACCCAAATACCAAATGCGGAAGCTATTGTGGTTTTGGGTGGTGCGACTAAATCAGCTTTTTGGCCCCGTCCTGGTGCTGATTTAAATGAACAGGGCGATCGCGTGATTTATGGCGCTCAACTATATCGCCAACAAAAAGCTCCGATAATTATCCTCAGCGGTGGCCGCATTGATTGGCGTGGTAGTGGTACGTCCGAATCGGCAGATATGGCAAATATTCTCACGTCCCTGGGAATACCTGCTACTGCCATTGTGCAAGAACCGGAATCGCTCAATACTTATCAAAATGCCGTGAATGTCAAGAAAATTCTGCAATCACGTAACATTAAGCGAGTATTGTTAGTCACTTCGGCAATGCATATGCCGCGATCACTCAAAATTTTTCAGCGTCAAGGAATTGATGCGATTCCAGCACCTACTGATTTTCTTGTCAGTGAAGGCGAAATGCAAGAACTGGGTAATAGCCCTAAATCCGCTATCTTGAATTTACTACCTGATACTAGTAACTTAAACAACTTTACGAGTGCTTTAAAAGAATACGTTGGGCTGTTTATATATGGTTTGCGCGGTTGGCTCTAG
- a CDS encoding SHOCT domain-containing protein, with product MTNNNYHDNNRDLKVMSGEQAQSSVELALMESQSALEVKLKHLRDAYEQGFIDEIAYSAKRLEIEGLMQAFNQCADTEEKLIKLQHLLDVGILTQGEFEMKRSELIHESSHSEVEVQISKLNAALACGIITQEEYESQKLAIKQKYELNHQIK from the coding sequence ATGACTAACAACAATTACCACGACAATAATCGGGATCTAAAAGTTATGTCTGGTGAACAAGCTCAATCTTCTGTAGAGTTAGCTCTTATGGAATCTCAGAGTGCTTTGGAGGTTAAACTCAAGCATCTCAGAGATGCTTACGAGCAAGGTTTCATTGATGAAATCGCCTACAGCGCGAAAAGGTTAGAAATTGAAGGACTAATGCAAGCTTTTAATCAGTGTGCAGACACAGAAGAGAAGCTGATAAAACTTCAGCACCTCCTTGATGTGGGAATTTTAACTCAAGGTGAGTTTGAAATGAAGAGATCTGAATTAATCCATGAATCTTCTCACTCAGAAGTGGAAGTTCAAATTTCTAAACTCAATGCTGCTTTGGCTTGTGGAATTATCACCCAAGAAGAATATGAAAGTCAGAAGTTAGCAATTAAACAAAAATATGAACTGAATCATCAAATCAAATAA
- a CDS encoding adenosine deaminase — protein MALYAELHRHLGGSVVPRVLWRYFERHTSDLISRFANYPEFEEFYTKPRNTLDEYLELHTLVESVQTVETLPYFIYRLLRGAYIFENLAYLELRYTPYLRTPEHLSQSERIDKMAEIVEVVGKASQLEEYPIVTSQILCMHSRLPYEVNKAIVDLAAQSKQYVCAVDIAGGDSHYAERLEEWMNLYDYACSLGINTTGHLYETTAGCYTELLPYLKRIGHGIQIPLLYPELLPELAQRGQCLEVCPTTYIKTGTLQDIRQLKLVFDRCFEAGVDIAICTDNAGLHNVRLPFEYENLLTYDIINFKQLQACQDAAFRHAFAWPHGERPASLLNDLLKPEPPKVLAMRE, from the coding sequence ATGGCTTTATACGCTGAATTGCATCGGCATCTGGGCGGTTCGGTTGTACCTCGTGTGTTGTGGCGATATTTCGAGAGACATACGTCTGATTTAATTTCCCGCTTTGCGAACTATCCAGAATTTGAAGAGTTTTATACCAAACCTCGTAATACCTTAGACGAGTATTTAGAATTACACACCTTGGTAGAAAGTGTACAGACTGTAGAAACTTTGCCTTACTTTATCTACCGATTGTTACGGGGTGCTTATATATTTGAGAACTTGGCTTATTTGGAACTACGCTACACCCCTTATTTACGGACACCTGAACATTTAAGTCAATCCGAAAGAATTGACAAGATGGCGGAAATTGTGGAGGTTGTGGGTAAAGCCAGTCAGTTGGAAGAATATCCGATTGTGACTAGCCAAATTCTTTGTATGCACTCGCGCCTACCCTATGAGGTGAATAAGGCAATTGTTGATTTGGCGGCACAAAGCAAACAATATGTTTGTGCGGTAGATATCGCCGGCGGTGACAGCCACTATGCTGAACGGTTAGAAGAATGGATGAATCTGTATGATTATGCCTGTTCTTTAGGTATCAACACCACAGGACATCTTTACGAAACTACTGCAGGTTGTTACACCGAACTTTTACCCTATCTGAAGCGGATTGGACACGGCATTCAAATTCCTCTGTTGTATCCTGAGTTACTCCCAGAGTTGGCGCAAAGAGGACAGTGTTTGGAAGTTTGCCCCACAACTTACATCAAAACTGGTACTTTACAAGATATCCGTCAACTAAAGTTAGTTTTTGACCGATGTTTTGAAGCTGGGGTAGACATTGCAATTTGTACTGATAACGCTGGTTTGCATAATGTGCGTCTGCCATTTGAGTATGAAAATCTTTTGACATACGACATTATTAACTTTAAACAGTTGCAAGCTTGTCAGGATGCAGCTTTTCGTCATGCTTTTGCTTGGCCTCATGGCGAACGTCCTGCATCGTTGTTAAATGACTTGCTGAAACCGGAACCTCCGAAAGTTTTGGCAATGAGAGAATAA